A stretch of DNA from Elephas maximus indicus isolate mEleMax1 chromosome 21, mEleMax1 primary haplotype, whole genome shotgun sequence:
AGACGTTGAGCGCGTCCCTGGACGTGGTCTTGAAGGCCTCGCGGCGCACGCCGGGTCCAGCCCCGTGCGTGACATTGTGGATCCAGGCCTCGAGCGGTGGCGTGAGGCGCAAGCCAGCAAAGGCATAGAGCGCGCGGATCTCGGGCAGCGGCGCCCGTGCCAGGTCCTCAAAGCGTACCAGGCGATAGCGGCCTTGCAGAAAGGGCAGCGGCTTATGCATGGCTGCCTCAGCAATGCGCACATGACTGCGGCACACTTCGCGCACCACACGCAGGCCCGGGTCGGCCTCCACCCACGTGCCGTTGGTGCCCAGCACGATGCCGTTGTCACGCGCCAGTGCCTTGGCCGTCTGCTCACGCGAGCGCAGCACAGCCCTCGGGTCGCGCACCAGGTGCACAATGCGCAGGTTGAGCGCAGGGTCGTTGAGCAGAGGGTAGAGCACCTGCAGATTGAAAAAGCGCACCTCCTTCAGCACCACGTGGCTGTAGGAGCGGCAGGCCTCCTCAGCCACTGCGAAGGGCCTCCGTGCGCACAGTGGCTTGCACACTGCCTCGCTACTGATGGCGCCGCGAGGGAAGGCGCTGCAGGCTGGCGGCGAGCACAGCGCCCGGCTCACTGCCCACTGGAAGAGGTCAGAGAGGTTGCGGCGCCATGGCAGGTAGGCGTCGAACACTGCCATATCGCACAGGAACACGGAGCGCACCAGGTCACGCACAGCCATATGCAGCGCCGACGCGCTGCCCTGAGAGAGGGCGGTCCACACGTGCCACGCGGGCTCCATCAGGTAGAAGACGTCGGGGTGCTGGCTAAAGAGCTGGCCCACTAAGGAGGAACCCGAGCGCCAGGAGGACAGCACCAGCACATGCACACGTTCCTTGCCGTCTGCTGGGGAAGGCGGCCCAGGCCATCCAGGCCGGGAGACCAGGAAAACAAGGAGGCCCG
This window harbors:
- the LOC126065165 gene encoding carbohydrate sulfotransferase 6 codes for the protein MWLPRVSNTAVTALLLAQTGLLVFLVSRPGWPGPPSPADGKERVHVLVLSSWRSGSSLVGQLFSQHPDVFYLMEPAWHVWTALSQGSASALHMAVRDLVRSVFLCDMAVFDAYLPWRRNLSDLFQWAVSRALCSPPACSAFPRGAISSEAVCKPLCARRPFAVAEEACRSYSHVVLKEVRFFNLQVLYPLLNDPALNLRIVHLVRDPRAVLRSREQTAKALARDNGIVLGTNGTWVEADPGLRVVREVCRSHVRIAEAAMHKPLPFLQGRYRLVRFEDLARAPLPEIRALYAFAGLRLTPPLEAWIHNVTHGAGPGVRREAFKTTSRDALNVSQAWRHALPFAKIRRVQELCAGALRLLGYRPLFSEEEQRDLSLDLVLPRGPSSFSWASSTAGHSGP